The following coding sequences are from one Sphingobium sp. V4 window:
- a CDS encoding acyl-CoA dehydrogenase family protein has product MAANLRQEVRTWLADHAPRDWRARSTSEAAFLELQRSWFAALVEGGYAVPHWPAGWPGGGRSLAEQKVIYEEFARADTPRLLLSFMSTYHAASTLFEWGSKAQQQRYIPRILEGEIWCQGFSEPNAGSDLAALRTRAERRDDVYVVNGQKLWSTMGQFADKCLLLVRTSSEGAKQAGLTYLLLDLRAPGVTIRPIHQIHGDEEFAELFLDNVEVPVADRLGEEGQGWTVAQSTLASERGLTLLELSARMKGALWRIADLIRAAGRQEDAGILRDLGKLATRVDATCAVADQFLANRIAGEERVGDASIVKLAYARTLRVFTDLGVRIGGIDAQYHAPITYGGGMETGNWMADFMNSYAWTIAGGSDEVQRNIIAERLLGMPREPKGWTLREDAA; this is encoded by the coding sequence ATGGCGGCTAATCTGCGGCAGGAGGTGCGGACCTGGCTTGCCGATCATGCGCCCAGGGACTGGCGCGCCCGCAGCACGAGCGAGGCGGCCTTTCTGGAGCTGCAACGCAGCTGGTTCGCCGCGCTGGTGGAGGGCGGCTATGCCGTGCCGCACTGGCCCGCCGGATGGCCCGGCGGCGGCCGCAGCCTGGCCGAGCAGAAGGTCATCTACGAGGAATTCGCCCGCGCCGACACGCCGCGCCTGCTCCTCTCCTTCATGTCGACCTATCACGCCGCCTCCACCCTGTTCGAATGGGGCAGCAAGGCGCAGCAGCAGCGTTACATCCCCCGCATCCTGGAAGGCGAGATATGGTGCCAGGGCTTTTCCGAGCCCAATGCCGGATCGGACCTTGCCGCGCTGCGGACCCGCGCCGAACGGCGCGACGACGTCTATGTGGTGAACGGCCAGAAACTCTGGTCGACCATGGGCCAGTTCGCGGACAAATGCCTGCTGCTCGTGCGGACGAGCAGCGAAGGCGCCAAGCAGGCCGGCCTCACCTATTTGTTGCTGGACCTGCGGGCGCCCGGCGTCACCATCCGCCCGATCCACCAGATCCATGGCGACGAGGAGTTCGCCGAACTGTTCCTCGACAATGTCGAGGTGCCGGTGGCGGACCGGCTGGGCGAGGAAGGCCAGGGCTGGACCGTGGCGCAATCGACCCTTGCGTCCGAGCGCGGCCTGACCCTGCTGGAACTGAGCGCCCGGATGAAGGGCGCGCTGTGGCGGATCGCCGACCTCATCCGCGCGGCGGGGCGGCAGGAGGATGCCGGCATCCTGCGTGATTTGGGCAAGCTGGCGACCCGCGTGGACGCCACCTGCGCGGTGGCTGACCAGTTCCTGGCCAACCGCATCGCGGGCGAGGAACGGGTGGGAGACGCCTCGATCGTCAAGCTCGCCTATGCCCGCACGCTGCGGGTCTTCACCGATCTGGGGGTGCGGATCGGCGGGATCGACGCGCAATATCATGCCCCGATCACCTATGGCGGGGGGATGGAAACGGGCAACTGGATGGCCGATTTCATGAACAGCTATGCCTGGACCATCGCAGGCGGCAGCGACGAGGTGCAGCGCAACATCATCGCCGAACGTCTGCTCGGGATGCCGCGGGAGCCGAAAGGCTGGACGCTGCGGGAGGATGCAGCATGA
- a CDS encoding acyl-CoA dehydrogenase, translating to MSMTRTELQDAAIRAFPPADLVPDADRSWTMIAEMGWLMMAVPEDQGGLGLGLEAVGVAHQALGRALVPGPAIAQMLVIEALTATGQDALLERAMAGEVMTAPLADGATAVLDADRASHIVLTDKARILLAPIEGCTVTERPTWDRTRRLFDVTVADDRAILLVAGAEAAALADRIATLRSIALTADCLGGAEAALAMTIDYLQTRRQFDRPLALFQALKHRVADMKTALAAAEALFWARAEDPAADRIAMGALKAHAAGVYRLIAEEAIQLHGGIGLTMEHPCHLFLKRAMLNAVLGGDADHWHAEAGRRAMTAAIA from the coding sequence ATGAGCATGACCCGCACCGAATTGCAGGATGCTGCGATACGCGCCTTTCCGCCGGCCGACCTGGTACCCGACGCCGATCGCAGCTGGACCATGATCGCGGAGATGGGCTGGCTGATGATGGCCGTCCCGGAGGACCAGGGCGGCCTGGGGCTGGGGCTGGAAGCCGTCGGAGTGGCGCATCAGGCGCTGGGCCGCGCGTTGGTGCCGGGTCCGGCCATCGCCCAGATGCTGGTGATTGAGGCGCTGACCGCAACCGGGCAGGACGCGCTGCTCGAACGGGCGATGGCGGGCGAGGTGATGACGGCGCCCCTGGCCGATGGAGCCACGGCAGTGCTCGATGCCGACCGGGCAAGCCATATCGTGCTGACCGACAAAGCGCGCATCCTGCTGGCGCCGATCGAAGGCTGCACCGTCACGGAACGGCCTACCTGGGACCGGACCAGGCGGCTGTTCGACGTAACGGTCGCCGACGATCGCGCGATCCTGCTGGTGGCGGGGGCGGAGGCGGCCGCACTGGCCGACCGGATCGCCACGCTGCGCAGCATCGCCCTCACGGCCGATTGCCTGGGCGGCGCGGAGGCCGCACTCGCGATGACGATCGACTATCTTCAGACCCGGCGCCAGTTCGATCGTCCGCTGGCGCTGTTCCAGGCGCTCAAGCATCGCGTCGCGGACATGAAGACCGCGCTGGCGGCGGCCGAAGCGCTCTTCTGGGCGCGCGCCGAGGATCCGGCGGCGGACCGGATCGCGATGGGCGCGCTCAAGGCCCATGCGGCAGGCGTCTATCGCCTGATCGCCGAGGAGGCGATCCAGCTGCACGGCGGAATCGGCCTGACCATGGAGCATCCCTGCCATCTCTTCCTCAAGCGGGCGATGCTGAACGCCGTGCTGGGCGGCGATGCGGATCACTGGCACGCGGAAGCGGGGCGACGGGCCATGACGGCGGCGATCGCCTGA
- a CDS encoding aldo/keto reductase produces the protein MTVSPSRRAIGPFTVSPIGLGCMNLSHAYLPRPEPRQAEKLLLHALDHGVDFFDTAALYGFGANEELLGRTLMDRRDAFVLASKCVLGGKDGQRGLDGSPDAISATLEDSLRRLKVEHIDLYYLHRLDPNVPIEESVGALVRAVEAGKIGAIGLSEMSAATLRRAHAVHPIAAMQTEYSPWTRNAEVAVLDACVELGVGFVAFSPVARGVLAGGVGPDGVPKGDIRGAMPRFQAPHLARNLELAAQFRTIAQDAGCTMAQLSLGWVLSRRPNIVAIPGTTSIAHLDEDLATLSFDLSAETLAAVDALFTFEAVSGPRYPKAAQAQIDTETWPGEPLE, from the coding sequence ATGACTGTCTCGCCGTCGCGCCGCGCCATCGGCCCTTTCACCGTGTCTCCCATCGGCCTTGGCTGCATGAATCTCAGCCATGCCTATCTGCCCCGGCCGGAACCGCGGCAGGCGGAAAAACTGCTGCTCCATGCGCTCGACCACGGGGTCGATTTCTTCGACACCGCCGCGCTCTACGGCTTTGGCGCCAATGAAGAACTGCTGGGCCGCACGCTGATGGACCGGCGCGACGCATTCGTGCTCGCCAGCAAATGCGTGCTGGGGGGCAAGGACGGGCAGCGCGGCCTCGACGGATCGCCCGATGCGATCAGCGCGACGCTGGAGGATTCGCTGCGGCGGCTGAAGGTCGAGCATATCGATCTCTATTATCTCCATCGGCTCGACCCCAATGTGCCGATCGAGGAGTCCGTCGGCGCGCTTGTCCGCGCGGTCGAGGCCGGGAAGATCGGCGCGATCGGACTGTCGGAAATGTCGGCCGCGACGCTGCGTCGCGCCCACGCCGTCCATCCGATCGCCGCGATGCAGACCGAATATTCGCCCTGGACGCGCAATGCCGAAGTCGCGGTGCTGGACGCCTGCGTGGAACTTGGCGTCGGCTTCGTCGCCTTTTCGCCGGTCGCGCGTGGCGTGCTGGCGGGCGGGGTCGGACCGGACGGCGTGCCCAAGGGCGATATTCGCGGCGCCATGCCGCGTTTTCAGGCGCCGCACCTCGCGCGCAATCTGGAATTGGCGGCGCAGTTCAGGACGATCGCGCAGGACGCGGGCTGCACCATGGCGCAACTGAGCCTGGGCTGGGTGCTGTCGCGCCGCCCCAATATCGTCGCCATTCCCGGTACGACCAGCATCGCCCATCTGGACGAGGATCTGGCGACGCTGTCCTTCGACCTCTCCGCCGAGACGCTGGCGGCGGTGGACGCGCTCTTCACCTTCGAGGCGGTGTCGGGGCCACGCTACCCCAAGGCCGCGCAGGCGCAGATCGATACCGAGACCTGGCCGGGCGAACCGCTGGAATAG